TCTTTTGTGATATCTCCACCTTCAATGACTGGTGTAATTGGCAAATCAAATGTCTCAGCAAATTCATAATCCCGTCCATCATGAGCTGGAACAGCCATTACTGCACCCGTTCCATATGTCGAAAGAACATAATCAGCAATCCAGATGGGCATTTCTTGACCATTTACAGGATTAATTGCGTAAGCACCTGTGAAAACACCAGTCTTTGTTTTAGCCAAATCAGTTCGATCCAAATCAGTCTTCAAACTAACTTCTTGGATATAGGCATCAACTGCAGCTTTTTGTTCTGGAGTTGTAATTTCAGTCACCAATTCTAATTCTGGTGCAAGTACTGCAAAAGTCGTTCCAAATAATGTATCTGGACGTGTTGTAAAGACTGTAAACTCTTTATCTGTATCTTTAATTTTAAATGTAACATTTGCTCCAACAGATTTTCCAATCCAATTGCGTTGCATTTCTTTAATGCTTTCTGGCCAATCTACCGTTTCAAGATCATCAATCAAACGCTCAGCATAGGCTGTGATTCTTAACATCCACTGTTTCATTGGTTTACGGAAAACAGGGAATCCACCACGTTCACTTTTACCATCAATGACTTCTTCATTCGCCAAAACTGTTCCCAATGCTGGACACCAGTTTACAGCTACTTCCGCTTCATAAGCCAAATCATGCTCATATAATTTAGTGAAAATCCATTGCGTCCATTTATAATAATGTGGATCTGTTGTATTAATTTCACGATTCCAATCATAGCTAAAACCAAGTGCATTGATTTGACGACGGAAATTCTCAATATTGTGTTTAGTAAATTCAGCAGGATCGTTTCCTGTATCAAGTGCATATTGCTCAGCTGGTAAGCCAAAAGCATCCCACCCCATTGGATGAAGAACATTGTATCCTTGCGAACGTTTCATACGAGCTAAAATATCTGTTGCTGTATACCCTTCTGGATGCCCAACATGTAGACCTTGACCAGACGGATAAGGAAACATATCTAAAGCATAAAAGTTCTCCTTGTTTGGATCTTCTGTTGTGTTAAACGTATGATTTTTTGCCCAATACTTTTGCCATTTTTTTTCAATCGTCTTGTGATTATAACTCATGATGTACTTCCTCTCTTCTTTCATAATTTCAGTCAAAATAAAAAATCGTCCTATGAATACTAAATAAAACGCTAAGCATTTTTAGTATTCATAGGACGAATGAACTATTAAAATTCGTGGTACCACCTATATTTTCCATAGAAATAGCATAAAGCTGCCTTCTATAGACTCCTCATACCTTTAACGCAGGCGCTACGTTTTTGTCTATTACTAATGACTTCTTAGGTTCAACAAAACGACTATTTAGGCGAGTTCATTATTCCTCTCTATGCATTTTCACCACCCATGCACTCTCTACGAAAGATTCCTAACTACTATTCCTAATCACTGTCTTTTTCTGATAATGAATTCATTTTAACAAATATTCCAGGCTGTTGCAAGTCATGAATTCCAATACTACATAAGAACGTCAATAAAAAGAACCAACACCTTCCTTCTGATAAATATTCGTTCCAAAACATTCATTTTCTGCTGTATCATAAGCAACAACATAAATTTGGCTATCTTGAGTAAGTCCATATTTTTTTAAATTGGTAAAATCAAAATAAGCCCCTGTTAATTTGGTATCTTCAGGAATAAATTGACCCTCAATCATCATACGAACTTTTGTAACCTCTTTACAAATCTGCCTCGATACGTTTCACTAACAGCAAGGTACATCGTTGGATTGTACTACTCATTAAAGACTTTTCCAACTTGCCCAACAATCGTTAGTTTATTATTTTGCATAGGAATAAAATTCAAATCTACTTCATAACATGCTAGAATAAAAGAAAGACTACTTTAAGAAATGAGGCTATTGTAAGCATGGCAAATCGACAATCAGATTTTCGCATTGAAACAGATTCTTTAGGGGATGTTCAAGTCCCACTCGATAAATTATGGGGGGCACAAACAGAGCGAAGTCGCGTTAATTTTAAAATTGGATCTGAAAAAATTCCTACTGCAGTTATTTTGGCATTCGCTCAACTGAAACGTGCAACGGCTATTGTGAATCATAAAAATGGAAACCTTGACACCCAACGTAAAAATGCAATTGTTGCTTCCTGTGATGAAATCCTTACAGGTGAGTATGCCGAGCAATTCCCTCTTGTTACTTGGCAAACCGGTAGCGGCACCCAAAGCAACATGAATCTCAATGAAGTTATTGCACATTTGGCAAATCAAAAATTACTAGAAACCGATTTAACCGTTCATCCTAATGATCATGTGAATATGTCTCAAAGCTCAAATGATACGTTTCCCACTGCAATGAATATTGCTGCCTATGACTCGATCATAAAAAATCTACTTCCTGAATGTAAAAAAATGATTGCCACTTTAGAAGAAAAAGAAGAAAAATATCACGACTTAATTAAGATTGGTCGGACACATTTACAAGATGCAACCCCTTTAACCTTTGCCCAAGAGATTAGCGGTTGGAAGATAATGTTGCAAAAAGGCTTGAATTTCATTGAAGACAGTAGCCAGAATATCTTAGAATTAGCAATCGGTGGTACGGCTGTTGGAACTGGTCTAAACGCTCCCCTAAATTTTGGTGAAGATGTAGCCTACGAATTAAGTATAGCAACTGGACATCCTTTCATAAGTGCGCCGAATAAATTTTATGCCTTAACTAGTCATTCTGACCTAAGCTACACTCATGGAGCTATTCGTAGTCTAGCTAGTGATTTAATGAAAATAGCCAATGATATTCGCTGGTTAGCAAGCGGACCTCGTAGTGGAATTGGGGAAATTACGTTGCCAGCCAATGAACCCGGCAGTTCTATTATGCCTGGAAAAGTCAATCCTACCCAAGCTGAAGCGTTAACAATGGTAGTCGCTCAGGTGATGGGAAATGACGTGACTATCACTGTTGCTGCAAGCCAAGGAAATTTTGAATTAAACGTCTATAAACCGGTAATTATCCTGAATTTTCTACAATCAGTCACCCTTCTAAGTGATGCCATGCGTTCATTTAGAGTTCACTGCTTAGTTGGTTTAGAGGCTAACCAAGAAGCAATGTCTGAATTAGTTAAACGTTCTTTAATGTTGGTCACTGCTTTAAGCCCACATATTGGCTATGAAAAAAGTGCCACAATTGCTAAAAAAGCCTTAGCTGAAAATTTAACCTTAAAAGAAGCAGCTTTAGCATTAAAATACGTTAGTGATACTGAATTTGATTTATGGGTGGATACTAGCAAAATGGTTCATCCTTAATAAAAAGTGTCTATTTCCTCAATTCCTTAGGAAATAGACACTTTTTTAATTAGACTGTTTCATTTTTCAAATAATCTTTCAGCCAATTTTTTCCTTCAACAATTCTAGTTACTAGCATCGCTGCTGTTGTGTTTCCTGATGAATTTAATAACGTTGCAGGTATATCAATAATCGTACTAATAATAACAATAACTGGGACAGCCTCTAACGGAAATCCAAATACATTCACAATCAACATTTCTGCAATCATTCCACCACCAGGAATTGCTCCCATGACCGCACCAACTAAAAAGGCTCCTAAAATAACGCTAACCATCGCAGACGGTGTCGTTAAATCTTTTCCAAAAATACCAAATAAAAAGGCTATTTTTAGTACACCACCAACAACCGACCCATCCTTATGAGTATTCGCCCCCAAAGGAATCACCGTTTCAGCAATATCTGAAGTTACGCCCATTTTCTTAGAGTATTCTAAATTTACTGGAATACATGCCGCACTAGAGCAGGTAGCAATTGCCGTAATTGATGGTGTCGCAATATTACGCCAATAGATTTTCACTCCGTCTTTCCCACCAGCAATAAATGCATAGAGTGAAAAGAAGAAAATATAGTAAAAAATCGTAATAATAATATACAAAATCAGACTTCGAGCATAGCCCCCTAAAATCTTTGAACCTAAGGAACCAATTACGCTAGCAAAATAACATCCTAATCCAATGGGTGCATAATACATAATGATTGAAACCATTTTCATCATCACTTCATTAGCAGAAGTAAGTAATTTTGCAACTGGTGCACCAGCCTCCTTGGCCATCGATGTTGAGACACCAACTAATATAGAAAAAACAATTAGTTGCAACATATTGGATTTAGATAACAATAAATGAAAATCAGATACAGTTAAAGTATTCACAATTCGTTCTAAAAATCCCATCTTTTCTGCTGCACCTGTTTCTGGTGCCCCCATCAAAATCTTTACACTTTCGACATCAATTCCATGAATGGGA
The sequence above is a segment of the Carnobacterium gallinarum DSM 4847 genome. Coding sequences within it:
- the fumC gene encoding class II fumarate hydratase, which codes for MANRQSDFRIETDSLGDVQVPLDKLWGAQTERSRVNFKIGSEKIPTAVILAFAQLKRATAIVNHKNGNLDTQRKNAIVASCDEILTGEYAEQFPLVTWQTGSGTQSNMNLNEVIAHLANQKLLETDLTVHPNDHVNMSQSSNDTFPTAMNIAAYDSIIKNLLPECKKMIATLEEKEEKYHDLIKIGRTHLQDATPLTFAQEISGWKIMLQKGLNFIEDSSQNILELAIGGTAVGTGLNAPLNFGEDVAYELSIATGHPFISAPNKFYALTSHSDLSYTHGAIRSLASDLMKIANDIRWLASGPRSGIGEITLPANEPGSSIMPGKVNPTQAEALTMVVAQVMGNDVTITVAASQGNFELNVYKPVIILNFLQSVTLLSDAMRSFRVHCLVGLEANQEAMSELVKRSLMLVTALSPHIGYEKSATIAKKALAENLTLKEAALALKYVSDTEFDLWVDTSKMVHP
- a CDS encoding dicarboxylate/amino acid:cation symporter; translation: MKKIWQQYKASVLLIGGLVLGGIGGVVFGEKATVVQPLGDLFLNLMFVMLVPLVFFSISSAIANMSGMKRLGKIMGSTFFVFFGTALVAAIVGYIGVVLFNPIHGIDVESVKILMGAPETGAAEKMGFLERIVNTLTVSDFHLLLSKSNMLQLIVFSILVGVSTSMAKEAGAPVAKLLTSANEVMMKMVSIIMYYAPIGLGCYFASVIGSLGSKILGGYARSLILYIIITIFYYIFFFSLYAFIAGGKDGVKIYWRNIATPSITAIATCSSAACIPVNLEYSKKMGVTSDIAETVIPLGANTHKDGSVVGGVLKIAFLFGIFGKDLTTPSAMVSVILGAFLVGAVMGAIPGGGMIAEMLIVNVFGFPLEAVPVIVIISTIIDIPATLLNSSGNTTAAMLVTRIVEGKNWLKDYLKNETV